A stretch of DNA from Natrinema sp. HArc-T2:
AAATAGCGCAAGGCTTCGTTGTCGAACGACAGCGTGTCGTCGGCTCGTTGCTCGAGCCAGAGGACGAACTCGTGACAGAGCTCGAGGGTCCGCACCGACGGCAGCCCCGCCTGCAGCTCGTCGGGCGTGACGTTCTCTTGGCTCATCGCACCGATAAACTGGTCGACCGCAGCTGTGAGGTCGGCTGGCGAGCCGTCGTGTTTCGATGCGGCTGCGAAGCCGTAGTCGGTATCGGCGAGCAGGCGACCGACGAGCCGTTGGCGTTTGCGCTCGGTGACGACCTCGAACTCGGGCGAGTAGCCGAGATAGTAGGCGTACTCGCGAACGAGCCGGTAACAAAAGGAGTGGTAGGTGTAGACGTCGATCGCCGCCGTGGCATCGGGATCGAGCCGTTCGGCGACTGCCGCGCGGATGCTCGCAGCGGCTTCGTTCGCGAAGGTCAACACGAGCACGTCGTCGGGCTCGACGTCCCCTCGCTCGATGGCGCGCTCGAGTCGAACGAGCATCGTCGTCGTCTTCCCGGTGCCGGCACCGGCGTCGACGGAAGTACAGGCCGTGCGGCTCTCGATGACCGCCGTCTGGTTGCCTTTCGGCTCGATCTCGTCGACCGATGTGGGTGTATCGTGGTCGGGTCGGCGGGACTCATCAGCCATCGAACCGCACCTCTTCTGAGATGTACTCCTGACAGCAGACGGTGTAGTCGCAGTCTGGACAGGCGTTTGTCGTGATCCGGTTCCAGCGGTCGGCGGGGTCAAACGCTCCCGAACGCAGGTCCGCAACGACCGCCGCCAGCCGACTATCGACTGTCTCGTTTCGGTGCTCGTGAGTCATGCCGAACGTATGGTGGTCGACGTAAACGTCGGTCAGATCAGCGACCTCGAGGCTCGTCTCGACCGCATCCCGGACCCAGTTGACCGTCAGCCCCGACCGGTCGGCAAGCGGAATTTGGAGGTAGCGACAGGTCTGGTCCCCGAGTTGGAGCCGATCGCGGAGCGTTCGGAGTCCGTCGAGGACGACGGCAGTCTCGAGCAGCGCGCTGACGGGATCGGGCTCGAACACGTCCGACTCGTCGTCGAAGTGGTCGGTAAAGAGAGTCGCGACGTCGCCCTCCCAGTCCGACCGGTAGCGCAGGGGACCAAGTGGTGCGAGCGTCGGAACGAACCGGACGCCGACGAGTGACGAGCCGTCGCCGTAGACGTAGTCGACCGTCGCATCGATCGTCACCACGTCCGCGTCGCCTGCGGCGTTCGGTTCCGGGAGCGAAACCGTACTCGAAAGCGCCAGTCCCGGTCCGATCAGTTCGCCGCGGGCTGCGCCGGCGTCCAGCCGTTCGATCCCCGCGGCGTGGTCCGTTCCAACCTGTGTGACGTAGGCAGCGAGCGTCGCCTCGAGGGCCTGCCGTTCGTGGCGACGCTGAGCGTGGGAGTGAAAGCGCTCGTCGTAGTCGGACCAGCGCGTTCCAAGCCGATCACGGGCGGCTTCCTCGAGTGGGTCTCGGTTGGTCTCACCGCTTCGGAGCCCATCACAGATCGCGGCCCGAAGGAGGGCGATCCGGTCGTCGACGGTGTCGTCGTCGCTTCCCTCGAGCCCGTGGACGTGGGCGAGTTCGTACCGACGGGGACAGTGGAGATACGTTCGGAGGCCGTCGACAGTGAGCGAATCGCCTCGCGTCGCATCAGTCATCACGGACCACCTCACCCGCGGCGAACTCGAACTGCGACCGGACCGCATCAGCGAGGTCGGCGTCGACATCGCCCTCCTCGAGGACGACCGCGATCTCCTCGAACAAGGCTTCTGTCTCACCGAGGTCGGCCTCGCCGCCGGTACTGGCCTCACGGAGTACCCGCTCGAGTTCGCCCCGGGGCTGGGCGAGTAGCGCCTCGATGGCGTTCGTCTCGCCGTGGATCGTCGCGTCGGCGTGGGTATCGACATCTTCGAGTGTGAGTCCTGGTGTCGCATCGATCAGTTGCAGATAGCGCGACTCGTCGTAGCTCCGGCGCAAGCCACCGGCACCGCGTTCGTAGGAACAACAGTAGAGGAGACGATCGGCGGCGCGGGCACCGAGTGCGAACCGCCGCCGGGAACGGTGGGCGTGATAGGTTTCGAAGGGGTCGCCCACGTCGGCGGCATCGGCTGTCACGAAGGTGTCGGTGATCGCCTCGAGAGACGGATCGGTGACAGCCGGATAGGCAGCCATCTGCCGGAGCCACGCCTGCGGGAACAACTGGGTGAGAAACTGCTCACCGGGATACGTTTCGTCGATCAGATCGAGCAGGAAGACTGCCGTTCGCGAGTCGTATTTCAGGTCGTCGATAGCACAGACGGTGACGCCGCCGGTGGGCGGTCGCGTCTCGACCGCGTGGACGTAGGGTGCGTCGTATCGGATCGTCCGCCGGAGCATCCGGCGCAGTCCCTGCCAGTCCGGCCCGACGAGGTCGGTCTCCTCGACGAAGTCGGCGATCTCTAAGACCCGACGGATGCCCTCGTACTGCTCCCGGGCGTCGACCCATTCCTCCTCGCGGGCGATCCGGCCTTTCAGGTCGGTCCGGCGAATCCATCGCTCGAGCGAGTGCCGAACGCTCGAGCCGGCGGTGTCAGCGAGTAGTTCGGGCGAGAAATCGGGGACGCGAGCCCGAAGGCGGTCGAGTGAGACGGCTCTCGAATCGCCCGCACCCTGCGTCGCCGCGTCCTCGCGTCGCTCGAGGGCGTCGCCGTCGCGTTCCCGTTCGCACTGGCACGTGACGACGGCGTAGAGTTCATTCACCGCCGGGTCCTCGGCCAGCGACGGGGTCCCGATCGTGGCGGTCGGGACGCCTGCGTCGCGGAGCCGCCGTCTGGTCTCGGGGACTCGTTCGATCCGCGGGACGGCAACGGCAAACTCGTCGTAGGACCAGCCGTGGCGGTCGCGCAGCGACTGGATCTCGGTGGCGACCGCCCGGGCTTGCTCGCGGGCGGTTCCGGTTCGGATGCGTCGTGCGCGTCCCATCGAATCGGCGTCTGCGGGCTTTTCCGGGGACTCGCCGGTCGCCAGAAACCGCGCGATCGGCTGATGTGGCGATGTGGCGTCCGTTGCACGCACTGTCTCGGGCTCGAGCGGTTCGACCGCGAGCCCTGCGTCGGCTGCGATCTCGTCGACGGAGCCGGATTCGACGCGCGTCCGTTCGACGCTGGCGTGGCGCTCGCCGAGACAGACCAACTCGGCGTCGCGCGTGAGCGCGGCGAGATACCGGCGGTCAAGTCGGCGGTACTCCTCGAACTCGACGGCGAGGACGGCGTCGAACGAGGCAGTAACGCGCGTCCGAAGGCCGTCGGCGTCGGCCTCGAGCAAGTCGACCGCCCGCGGGACCACGTCGGCCCGCTCGACGTAGCCCCGCTCGTCGAGTTCTGCGTGGAACCGGTCGTTCATCGCGTACAGAAAGGCCAGACAGTCGTGGGGGTCCTCGAGGTCGTCGAGCCGAATCCGCTGGCGAGTCGCCGCGAGCAGCAGTTGCCCCACGTCGCGTGTGAAACTCTCGTGAGCCGCCGCCCGCTCGAGGTAGTCCGGAACGTCGCGGCTGGCCCCGTCGATCACCAGCGAGATGAGTTCGATCCGTTCCTCGTACTCGAGGCGGTCCAGTGTCGGATCGTGCTCCTCGATGGTCTTCGAGGCGTGTTCGGGAAGCGACTCGATACGGGGCGAGCGGGGACCGCTGTCGGCCCGCTCGCGGTCAGCGTCGGCCAGTGCCTCGGTCAGCGAGTCGAGACCCGCTGGGTGTCGTTTCAGGACCAGCACGTTCCGGGGGCCGTACTCGTCGGCGAGCGCGGCGTACTCCGCGGCAACAGTCGCGAAGACGTCGCTCCCGGGTGCAGGCGCGGGGAGGAGCTTGCAGGTCCCCTCGAGGGTGGGCGGCGATGGAGCCATCGATCGTACGTCAGCGAGTATGCTCGATTTCCTATTTAAATGTAGGCACACTCGCGTACCGGTACTACTCGCGCATCCAGTCGCTTGCTTGTGGCTCGCGGGGGTCCGTCGGAACTGCGAGCACCACCGGTTCGTCGGCGTCGATCGCGGCTGCGAGACGCGACTGGATCTCGGCTGGCGTCGCCGCGCGCTCGGCGCGCAATCCGAGGCTTTCGGCGAGGCCCACGAAGTCGATCGGTGCGTCCGCCCAGCCGTACGTGCCTGCTTCGAGGTCGTAGTTTCGGTCGGCGTCGTCGCTGATGATCGCGTAGTCCTCGTTGACGAAGACGACGACCGTCAGCGGTAGTTCCTCGGCGACAGCTGTGTGCAGTTCGTGGACACACATCAGGAGTCCGCCGTCGCCGGTGAGGACGACCACGTCGTCGGCAGGGTTAGCGAACTGTGCGCCGATGCCCGACGGCAGGCCGGTTCCCATCGTGGCCCACGAGCCCGGGTTGACGTACGAGCGCGGGCCCGCCGCCTCGAAGGCGTTCAACCCCCAGACGCGAAAGCCGCCGGCGTCGACCGTGACGATCGCCTCCCTCGGAATCGCCTCGCGGACGGCCTCGAGCGCACTGACAGACGTAATCGGTGACGATTCCGTTCGAAGGTCCGCGAGCCGATCGCTAGTTGCCTGCCGAACCGCGCTCGCACGCTCGACGGCATCGCCGTCACCGGTCGCGACCGTGCGGTCGTCGAGGGCTGACTTCAGTGCCGACAGCGCCACGGCAGCGTCGGCGATGATGCCGACGGTCGGCTCGTAACCCGTCCCGAGGTCGTCGGACTCGAGTGTGACGTGGACCAGCGTATCCGGAAGGTCGATCGACCAGGCCCGGGTAGCGACCGCGTCGAAGTCGGTGCCGACGGCCAGCGCTGCGTCGGCGTCCGCGAGCAACTCGAGCAACTCGGGAGCAGCACTGCTCGAGAGTGTCCCGGCGACGTATCCATCGGGGCCGTCCGGAAGCACCCCTTTGCCCTTGTAGGTGGTGACGACGGGTGCGCCGAGCCGATCGGCGACGCGGCGAAGTTCGTCGCTCGCCCCGGCGGCGCGGACGCCCCCGCCGGCGACGATAACCGGCTCTTCGGCGGCAGCAAGCACGTCGGCGGCGGTCGTGATATCGCGGTCGGCGACGCTTGTGATGGACTCGCGGCTGTACGTTCCCGGTGTCGCGAGTGGAACGTCCATCGTCAAGACACTCTTCGGAATCCCGACTCTGACTGGCCCCTTGGGTGGCGTCTCGGCGATCGCGATGGCTTCCTCGAGGACGACGGTCGTGCTCTCGGGGCGCTCGACGAGGACGTTGTCCTTGACGACGGTGTCGTAGGTCTCGGGTGGCGTTTCGTGGATGCCGTCGCCGCCGCGGATCTCGGGCTCGGTTTCGACCGCGAGGTGGACCAGCGGGGTACAGTCGTTGTATGCGTTCTTCAGCCCGTTCATGGCGTTCATATCGCCTGGTCCGGGCACGACGACCGTCGCCGCGGGCCGCCCGCTGGTTTCCGCGTAGCCCCACGCCTGATGGGAAACGGCAGTCTCGTGGCGGGCCATGACGAACCGAACGTCGTCCCGTGTCTCGATGGCCTCGTTCAGCGGCAGCGTCTGCGTTCCGGGCACGCCGAAGACGGTGTCAATCCCGTTTTCGACCAGCCGCTCGATGACTCCTCGGCTGACGTCCATACGATCATCTCGTCGACCGGATACTTATCTCTCCGCCGTCAAGGGAGATCCTGAACAGTCAACCCACCCGACTCGACGCTGTTTGTCCGTCTCGAGCGGTGCCACAGCAATCAGAGATTCCCATGTCCGTCCTCGGGAGAGACCCACACCAACAATCATTATAATGGGGGAGCAAGTACTGATCAGTATGGAAGACATTTTCGTCGCCCGGGTGATGTCCTCGTCGATACACACGGTCACGCCGGACACGCTCGTCGAAGACGCCGCCCAAGAAATGCTCGAGAACGGAATCGGGTCAGTCATGGTCGTCGACGATGAGAACCGCCTCGAGGGGATCCTGACGACGACGGACTTCGTCGAAATCGTCGCCGAACAGAAGCCGAAAGACCAGACGCCGGTCTCGAAGTACATGACGACCGACGTCGTCACGACGACGGCCCAGGAGAGTATCCGCGACGTGGCGGACGTCATGATCGAACACGGCTTCCACCACACCCCCGTCGTCGACGAGGACGAGGGCGTGATCGGGATGATCACGACGTCGGATCTGGCTGGCTACATCTCGCGCGTGCAGTCGCCCAGCCCCGCCGAATAAGCACGGGCGATCGGATCGCCACCCGTTTTGGTCGACAACTCACCTGTCCTGAGCGCGACGCCAGTCAGCCGTCGGCGTCGTCATCTTCGGTCATCCAGCGCACCGTTTCGTCGAGGTACTCCCGGAACGTCCGGGCCTCCGCAGGCGTCAACGCGATGTCAGCGTGACCCGTCCCGTGGTCGCCGACCATCGCGTCGATGCTCACAATCACGCGATGGTCCGTCTCCGACTCCGGGCGGACCGAGACGTCGGCCCGGTCTGGATAGTCACGCGGCGGGCCGATCTCGAGGTCTGTCTCACCGCGTGTCACGCCGATTTCGACGCGTTCGGACAACTCGAGGTCGAACGAGTCCGTCCGTTTTTCCTCGATCGTCGTCGGCTCTTCGTCACGGGTGTCATCATCTGCCATAGGCAATGATTGATCGGCAACAGCCTTGGCTGTACTGCCGATCGCGTGTCCCCGGGCGACTCGAGCGGCGGGCACATGGCCTCGAGCGGTCACTCGACGGCGAACATCGCATCGTCGAGGTGCCAGCCACCGCGCCAGCACTCGAGGGCGAACCAGGCGAGATAGCCAAGCACGAAAATCGTCAGCAGGCCGGTGAGCAACCACGTCGTACTCCCGACCGCGAACTGGCGCAGTCTCGAGAGCCCGAACGCCCCCGAGCCGACCGCGAGAACACCGATACCGATCGCGGCAACGCGGGGCCAACCAAGGGTTCGACCGCCGACGGTGAGTCGCTCCCGGCGGCCGGCCAGCAGCAACGACAGTCCGACGACGGCGAGCCAGCCAGCCAGTAGCAGCGTCGTCGACTCCGTTCCACCACCGATGGCAAAGAGAGCGGCCAGCAGCAGCGCTGCACCGCCACCGCCGGCGAACCCGCGGCGAACGACGGCCTTCAGTCCAGTCATCTGCCAGCGGGTTGGTCGGGTTCGCAGTTAGCCGTTCTGATACGCTCGATCCTTACGACAGGCCATCAATCGTCGTCCATCGGTGCCGTCACGGGGTCGACGCGCTCGCCGCGTGGCCCCTCGAGATCGATCTTTGGCAGGAGATCGCGCAGGTAGCGACCGGTGTGGGAGTCCTCGAGGCGGGCGACGTCCTCCGGCGTCCCGGTGGCGACGACCTCGCCGCCGTGCTCGCCGCCTTCGGGGCCGAGATCGATGATGTGGTCGGCGTTCTTGACGAGATCGAGTTCGTGTTCGATGACGACGATGGTGTTGCCGTTGTCGGTCAGCCGGTGGAGCACGTCGATGAGTTTGCGCTCATCGGCGCTGTGGAGGCCGGTCGTCGGTTCGTCGAGCAGGTAGAGCGTCTCGCCCGAATCCTTCTTCCCCAGTTCCTCGGCGAGTTTGATCCGCTGGGCCTCGCCACCCGAGAGCGTCGTCGAAGGCTGGCCGAGTTTCATGTAATCGAGGCCGACGTCCTTGAGTAACTGGAGCCGGCGGCGGATCTGGCTCGAGGACTCGAAGAAGTCGTAGGCCTCTTCGACCGACATCTCGAGGACGTCGGCGATGGTCTTGCCCTTGTAGGTGACGTCGAGCGTGGCGTCGTTGTAGCGCGCGCCGTCACACTCCTCACAGGGGACGTACACGTCCGACAGGAAGTTCATATCGATCTTGACGGTCCCCTGGCCGCCACACTCCTCACAGCGACCGCCCTTGACGTTGAACGAGAAGCGCCCCTTCTCGTAGCCGCGCTGTTTCGAGAGTTTGGTCTGGGCGAACAGCTCGCGGACGTAGTCGAAGACGTTGGTGTAGGTCGCGGGGTTCGACCGCGGCGTGCGACCGATCGGCGACTGGTCGATCAGGCGGACGGTTTCGATCGCTTCGAGGCCCTCGAGCGCGTCGTGGTCGCCCGGGATCACGCTCGTGTTGTCGTTCATCTCGCGGGCGAGTCCCTTGTAGAGCACCTCGTGCATCAGCGTGGACTTGCCCGAACCCGACACCCCGGTGATCGCGGTAAAGCAGCCAAGCGGGATGTCGACGTCAAGATCGTCCAGGTTGTGCTGGCGTGCACCACGGATCGTCAGCGCATCCTCCGGATCGCGCCGTTCGTCGGGAACGGGGATCTGCTTGCGTCCGGAGAGGTAGTCACCGGTGATCGACGCCTTGGTCGCCTTGACCTCCTCGACGGGGCCGTTGGCGACGACCTCGCCGCCGCGCTTGCCGGGGCCGGGCCCCATGTCGATGACGTTGTCCGCGCGGCGCATCGTCTCCTCGTCGTGTTCGACGACCAGCAGGGTGTTTCCGAGGTCGCGCAGTTCCTCGAGCGTATCGAGCAGGCGGTCGTTGTCCCGCTGGTGGAGCCCGATCGAGGGCTCGTCGAGCACGTACAGCACCCCAACGAGCCCGGAGCCGATCTGGGTCGCGAGCCGAATACGCTGGCTCTCGCCGCCAGACAGTGTGGAGGCCTCGCGATCGAGCGTGAGGTACTCCAGCCCGACCTCGGTCATGAAACCGAGTCGCGCGCGGATTTCTTTGAGAATCTCCTCGGCGATCACCTTCTCGCGCTCGGTGAGGTCCGCTTCCATCGACTCGAAGTGCGCCAAGGCGTCGCCGATACTCATCGAATTGATCTCGGTGATCGACGTCTCGTCGACCAGCACTGCCCGACTCGCGGGCTTCAGGCGCGTGCCGTCGCAGGCTGGACACTCCGTGACCGACATGTAGTCCTCGATGTGTTCACGCGTCGAGTCCGAGTCGGTCTCGAGGTAGCGACGGTCGAGGTTCGGAATAACGCCCTCGAAGCGCTTTTTCTTCCGGCGAGTGCCGTTTTTCGTCTGTCGCTTGAACAGCACCTGCTCGTCGGTGCCGTAGAGGAACGCCTGCTGAATCTCGTCGTCGAGTTCCGCAAAGGGCGTCTCGAGCGAGACGTCGAAGTGCGCGGCGACGGCGTCGAGTCGAGTCCGGTAGTACGAGCGGTTGTAACTCCAGGGTTCGAAGACGTGTTTCAGCGGTTTGGACTCGTCTTGGACGACGAGGTCCTCGTCGACTTCCTTGGTCTCGCCCAGGCCCTCACACTCGGGACAGGCACCGTGGGGCGAGTTGAACGAGAACGAGCGGGTCTCGATTTCGGGCACGTCGATCCCGCAGTGGGTACAGGCCAGATCTTTCGAGAACTCGACGACGAAGCGGTCGTCCTCCTCGGTCTCGTCGCCGAGTGCACCGGTTCGGCGAGCCTCCTCGCCGAGATCCGCGGCGACTTCTTCGGAGGCATCGGGAAGGATGACCTTCAGGACGCCCTCGGCCTCGTCGAGCGCCGTCTCGACGCTGTCGACGATCCGCGGTCGGTCCTCGACGCTGACCTTGATGCGGTCGACGATTACGTCGACCGTGTGATCGAAGTTCTCGTCCAGATCGGGATCCTCGAGCGTCAGATCGTGTTCCTCACCGTCGATCTCGACGCGGGCATACCCCTCCGAGACGAGCTCTGCAAAGAGATCCTCGAACGCTCCCTTCTGGTCGCGGACCACGGGTGCCGCGAGTTTGGCCTTGGTTCCCTCGGGGAGCTCGAGAATGCGCTCGACCATGTTCTGGGCCGACTGCTCGCCGACCTCGCGGCCACACTCTGGACAGTGGGGCGTGCCGACGCGGGCGTAGAGCAAGCGCAGGTAGTCGTGCAGTTCGGTGACCGTCCCAACGGTCGAGCGGGGGTTGTTCGCGGCGTTCTTCTGGTCGATCGAGATCGCCGGCGAGAGGCCCTCGACGGTCTCGACCTGCGGTTTGTCCATCTGGCCGAGGAAGTTCCGCGCGTACGCCGAGAGGCTCTCGATGTATCGCCGCTGGCCTTCGGCATAGACCGTCTCGAACGCCAGCGAGGACTTGCCCGACCCCGAGAGGCCGGTGACGACGGTAAACGCCTCGCGAGGGATCGTGACGTCGATGTCCTTGAGGTTGTGTTCCTCTGCCCCGCGGACGTCGATGGTGTCCTTGCTCATCGTTCGTGCACGGTTGTGGACTGTCTCTTGTGTCGACGCGGTTCCAGATTCATTGTATCCGTATCAGTGGCCGGACGGACTTAACGAGTCTGAAAGGCAAATAGCGTGGCCAGTGTTGGCAGC
This window harbors:
- a CDS encoding CBS domain-containing protein, coding for MEDIFVARVMSSSIHTVTPDTLVEDAAQEMLENGIGSVMVVDDENRLEGILTTTDFVEIVAEQKPKDQTPVSKYMTTDVVTTTAQESIRDVADVMIEHGFHHTPVVDEDEGVIGMITTSDLAGYISRVQSPSPAE
- the uvrA gene encoding excinuclease ABC subunit UvrA, with protein sequence MSKDTIDVRGAEEHNLKDIDVTIPREAFTVVTGLSGSGKSSLAFETVYAEGQRRYIESLSAYARNFLGQMDKPQVETVEGLSPAISIDQKNAANNPRSTVGTVTELHDYLRLLYARVGTPHCPECGREVGEQSAQNMVERILELPEGTKAKLAAPVVRDQKGAFEDLFAELVSEGYARVEIDGEEHDLTLEDPDLDENFDHTVDVIVDRIKVSVEDRPRIVDSVETALDEAEGVLKVILPDASEEVAADLGEEARRTGALGDETEEDDRFVVEFSKDLACTHCGIDVPEIETRSFSFNSPHGACPECEGLGETKEVDEDLVVQDESKPLKHVFEPWSYNRSYYRTRLDAVAAHFDVSLETPFAELDDEIQQAFLYGTDEQVLFKRQTKNGTRRKKKRFEGVIPNLDRRYLETDSDSTREHIEDYMSVTECPACDGTRLKPASRAVLVDETSITEINSMSIGDALAHFESMEADLTEREKVIAEEILKEIRARLGFMTEVGLEYLTLDREASTLSGGESQRIRLATQIGSGLVGVLYVLDEPSIGLHQRDNDRLLDTLEELRDLGNTLLVVEHDEETMRRADNVIDMGPGPGKRGGEVVANGPVEEVKATKASITGDYLSGRKQIPVPDERRDPEDALTIRGARQHNLDDLDVDIPLGCFTAITGVSGSGKSTLMHEVLYKGLAREMNDNTSVIPGDHDALEGLEAIETVRLIDQSPIGRTPRSNPATYTNVFDYVRELFAQTKLSKQRGYEKGRFSFNVKGGRCEECGGQGTVKIDMNFLSDVYVPCEECDGARYNDATLDVTYKGKTIADVLEMSVEEAYDFFESSSQIRRRLQLLKDVGLDYMKLGQPSTTLSGGEAQRIKLAEELGKKDSGETLYLLDEPTTGLHSADERKLIDVLHRLTDNGNTIVVIEHELDLVKNADHIIDLGPEGGEHGGEVVATGTPEDVARLEDSHTGRYLRDLLPKIDLEGPRGERVDPVTAPMDDD
- a CDS encoding thiamine pyrophosphate-binding protein, whose amino-acid sequence is MDVSRGVIERLVENGIDTVFGVPGTQTLPLNEAIETRDDVRFVMARHETAVSHQAWGYAETSGRPAATVVVPGPGDMNAMNGLKNAYNDCTPLVHLAVETEPEIRGGDGIHETPPETYDTVVKDNVLVERPESTTVVLEEAIAIAETPPKGPVRVGIPKSVLTMDVPLATPGTYSRESITSVADRDITTAADVLAAAEEPVIVAGGGVRAAGASDELRRVADRLGAPVVTTYKGKGVLPDGPDGYVAGTLSSSAAPELLELLADADAALAVGTDFDAVATRAWSIDLPDTLVHVTLESDDLGTGYEPTVGIIADAAVALSALKSALDDRTVATGDGDAVERASAVRQATSDRLADLRTESSPITSVSALEAVREAIPREAIVTVDAGGFRVWGLNAFEAAGPRSYVNPGSWATMGTGLPSGIGAQFANPADDVVVLTGDGGLLMCVHELHTAVAEELPLTVVVFVNEDYAIISDDADRNYDLEAGTYGWADAPIDFVGLAESLGLRAERAATPAEIQSRLAAAIDADEPVVLAVPTDPREPQASDWMRE